The Chitinophagales bacterium region TCTGAACTGAAAACCTTGAATTACATTTACTCAAATGAAGACTCAATGCTGCATACTTAGAAATAGAATCTCTTAGGAGATCCCTGAATTTTAACCTTTTCATTTATATTTTTTACCTTTCACCACAAAAATACGATAAAATAATAATTGTGGTGTAAAATTTAAGAAAAAGGCTTTGTAATTCGCTTATAAACAGAAGAGAAAGTGAATAACTAAGGGTGTCAAAATTTAAGGAAATATAAGAAAGACAGGTTGTTCAAAGAATTCTATAGAAAGTGATAAATATAAATTCTATGTGGATAACTTCTATTTTAAAAGATATTTTAATATGCCTAGTATTGGCTAAATAATTAAAGCAAAACTCTATAAATTTTGCATAATATTATCTGCGAGCTTGTTGCCTGTAAACCCTTCAAATTCTAATACTTCTGATAATAAACCTGGTTTAAACCAGCGTTCATTCATCGAAATAGATTGAATAGGTATTGTTTTTTGATTTCTTGCTAGTACTTCACAAACCTTTGAATAAAGCCCACCTGTTATAAAATGGTCTTCTATGGAGACTATTTTCCCAGTTTTTCCTGTGAGATTTAAAATACACTCTTCGTCTATTGGTTTTAAAGAGCGCATATTAACCACTCCAACTTTCAAACCAGATTTTTCAAGAATGTCCTTTGCTTTGAGTACTTCCTCCAGCAAAAATCCATAGACTAAAATGGTTATGTCTTTACCTTCTGCTATTACCTCGGCTTTACCTATTTCAAAAGGCTGTTGATGCACAATGACCGATGGTCTAGGATTTACTCTTAAGTAGGATGGATGAGGTGAGTTCCAGATAGTTTCTAGCATCATACACATATCGTCATTATCTGAAGGACAGAATATCTGCATACCTGGTATGAGACTCATAATACCTACATCTTCCAATGACTGATGCGTAGGACCATTGCCATCAGATAGAAATCCTGGTATCCATCCACTCAATTTTATTGGCAGATGAGGAATGCCCGCATCATTTCTAATAAACTCATAGGCTCTAAATAATAGGAAATTTGTCAGAGCATGACAGATAGGAATTCTACCTCTTAAGGCCATACCTGAGGCCATAGCTATCATGTTTTGTTCTGTAATTCCTACATCGATAAATCTATCTTCAAGGATTGAGGGTAACTCCCTTACTACCGCCCTATTTTCTGCTGTAAAAACAATAACATTTTCATTTTTTAAAGCATAGTTTTTTATTATCTCAGGATAGTTTGCCATCGTTCATTTACTGTTTTGAAATTAAAGACTTTGATTAAATTAACTAGCTCAATTTTCTCTTAATTTCTATTTCTTCGTAGGCTTCAATAATATCGCCTATCTGAATATCATTGTAGTTGTCAATATTGAGACCGCAATCCTGTCCGTGAATGACTTCTTTCACATCATCCTTAAATCGTTTTAGGGATGCCAGTTTCCCAGAATGTACCACGATACCATCGCGTATTATTCTCACTTTAGAAGCTTTAGTGACTTTACCGTCAGTGACATAACAACCAGCAATCGTTCCTACTTTAGAAATCTTAAATATTTCTTTAATCTCTATGTTTCCAGTTACTTTTTCTTCGACTGTAGGTTCTAGCATTCCTTCCATGGCAGCTTTAATCTCATCTATTGCTTGATAAATAACAGAATAATGTCGAATATCTATGCTTTCTTTTTCAGCAATAGCCTTAGCTTGAGCAGAAGGTCTTACCTGGAATCCAATGATAATGGCATCTGATGCAGATGCTAATAAGACATCAGATTCAGTAATAGCTCCTACAGCTTTATGTAATATATTGACCTGTACCTCTGCTGTTGATAACTTTGTCAAAGAATCTGATAAGGCTTGTACGGAACCATCCACGTCTCCTTTAATAATTATATTAAGTTCCTTAAAGGTACCTAATGCTAATCTTCGACCTATTTCATCAAGTGTGATATGTTTCTTTGTACGAATACCTTGTTCACGTTCCAGTTGGGATCTTCTATACGCAATATTTTTTGCCTCTTGTTCATCTGTAAATTCTCTAAAGGTTTCTCCAGCAGTAGGCGCTCCATTGAGTCCTAGTATCTGAACTGGTTCACCAGGATATACCTTAGTTACCTTAGTTCCTGTATGATCAAACATTGCTTTTATTTTCCCATAGTTTGAGCCTACGACGAGAAAATCTCCTACTTCTAAGGTACCAGATAAAACGAGTACAGTAGCTACATAACCTCTCCCTTTATCCAAGGATGCTTCAATGACTGTTCCAGTAGAAAGTTTTTTAGCATTCGCTTTGAGTTCTAATAAATCAGCCTCTAGTAATATTTTCTCCAATAATTCATCGACCCCAATCCCAGATTTTGCAGATAATTCCTGATCTTGATACTTACCGCCCCAGCTTTCCACTAAAATATTCATCTCAGATAGTTGTGTTCTAACTGCTTCGGGGTTAGCACCAGGCTTATCAATTTTATTGATAGCGAAAATCATGGGAACATTTGCAGACTGTGCATGGCTTATAGCTTCTCTGGTTTGTGGCATCACTTTGTCGTCCGCCGCAATTACTATGATAGCTACGTCTGTTAACTTGGCACCACGTGCACGCATAGCAGTAAAGGCTTCGTGACCGGGTGTATCGATAAACGTAATTTTTCTATCATGTTTCGGAACTTTTACATCATATGCTCCAATATGCTGTGTTATACCTCCTGCTTCTTTATTAGCAACATTTGCTTTACGAATGTAATCAAGCAATGAGGTTTTACCGTGGTCAACATGTCCCATGATAGTTACAATTGGTGCTCTAGAAGTATGATCTTCAATGTTATCTTCGTCTTCCTCTATCTCAGTGCTATCTTCCACAGAAATAAATTCCACCTCATACCCATATTCCGATGCTAATAACTCTATGATCTCTGCATCTAATCTTTGATTTATTGAAACAACTAAACCCATTCCAAAGCAAAATGTAATCAGTTCGGTAGGCTGCTTATTCATTAGTGAAGCTAACTCACTCACTGTAATGAATTCAGTAATTCTCAGTTTTCCATCATTTTCAATTTCAGCCTGAATTTGAGCTTTTTCCGCATGATCATCTCGTTTCTTTTTGCGTAGTTTTTGCCTTAAATTTTTCGGAACCTGAATAGGTACGGGTTTCTCAGGTCTTTTAGGGCCATCTTCTATGGTAGAATTTTCAAACTTATCTTTCTTCTTTTTCTTTTCAAAGAAGAATTTAGATTTATCGGATTCACCACCAAAAATTACCCTTTGCTTTTCAGGACTAGTTTCATTGATTCTAGATCTTTTCTTTTTTGCATCAGAATCATCGATTGATTTTGATTTCTCTACGATAGGACGCTTAGTTTCTTCCTTTTTTTCTTTTTTAGGCTTTTCCTTTTTTTCATTAATTGCATTAAGATCTACTTTACCTAATTGCTTTAGTCCTTCAATTTTTCTAAACTTAGTTTCAATATGTTCTACTGATTCTTCAGGCTCTGCTAGAAGTTTATCTTTTTTGTCTGTTTCAGCGACAGAAGCATCTTCCGCTATATCTTCGTTTATTTCGTTTTCCTTCTTTTTAGCACTGGTCTTTTTCTCGATTATCGGTTCCGAGATTTCAGCCGATTCCTCTACCTTAGTCTTTTTAGCAGTCTTCTTAGGCTTTTTGTCATCTAACGAATCGACATCAATTTTATCTACAACTTTTAGCTTTAGCTTTGGCTTTTCAATCTCAACTTTTTCAATTGATTCCTTTTCCACCTCATTTTCCTTGGAAGCAACTGCCTTTTCCTTTTTAGGTTTAGGAATGTCCGCTGGTTCGACTATTACCTCTATTTCCTGAGGTTTCGAAACTATCTTTTCCTCCTTTGGCTTATTATGTGTAGAGAGAAACTGGGCTGACTCTTCTTTCAAATCATGCTCAGAGCTATACTTCTCATTAAGT contains the following coding sequences:
- the infB gene encoding translation initiation factor IF-2 — protein: MSVTKPTRLAKAASYFNVAREEIVQYLTDKGFSIADNPNAKIEDEMFAVLNEKYSSEHDLKEESAQFLSTHNKPKEEKIVSKPQEIEVIVEPADIPKPKKEKAVASKENEVEKESIEKVEIEKPKLKLKVVDKIDVDSLDDKKPKKTAKKTKVEESAEISEPIIEKKTSAKKKENEINEDIAEDASVAETDKKDKLLAEPEESVEHIETKFRKIEGLKQLGKVDLNAINEKKEKPKKEKKEETKRPIVEKSKSIDDSDAKKKRSRINETSPEKQRVIFGGESDKSKFFFEKKKKKDKFENSTIEDGPKRPEKPVPIQVPKNLRQKLRKKKRDDHAEKAQIQAEIENDGKLRITEFITVSELASLMNKQPTELITFCFGMGLVVSINQRLDAEIIELLASEYGYEVEFISVEDSTEIEEDEDNIEDHTSRAPIVTIMGHVDHGKTSLLDYIRKANVANKEAGGITQHIGAYDVKVPKHDRKITFIDTPGHEAFTAMRARGAKLTDVAIIVIAADDKVMPQTREAISHAQSANVPMIFAINKIDKPGANPEAVRTQLSEMNILVESWGGKYQDQELSAKSGIGVDELLEKILLEADLLELKANAKKLSTGTVIEASLDKGRGYVATVLVLSGTLEVGDFLVVGSNYGKIKAMFDHTGTKVTKVYPGEPVQILGLNGAPTAGETFREFTDEQEAKNIAYRRSQLEREQGIRTKKHITLDEIGRRLALGTFKELNIIIKGDVDGSVQALSDSLTKLSTAEVQVNILHKAVGAITESDVLLASASDAIIIGFQVRPSAQAKAIAEKESIDIRHYSVIYQAIDEIKAAMEGMLEPTVEEKVTGNIEIKEIFKISKVGTIAGCYVTDGKVTKASKVRIIRDGIVVHSGKLASLKRFKDDVKEVIHGQDCGLNIDNYNDIQIGDIIEAYEEIEIKRKLS